One Carassius gibelio isolate Cgi1373 ecotype wild population from Czech Republic chromosome A7, carGib1.2-hapl.c, whole genome shotgun sequence DNA window includes the following coding sequences:
- the tmem176l.3b gene encoding membrane-spanning 4-domains subfamily A member 10: protein MSLAVSHGEGVTVITITSNLKSKWPIVCQILGSLCQSPVCAVSQHVKAKMMGIYMALGIMQIIVGLLNLMTGILFMTSGIHDYIMASNAPFWLCGVFLVVGVVSIVAAWFPSYFLLLVTVVLNKVSAVLAMIGLALYAWDLVSFKAFMLYDEKNYDKMIRETLDITMMIFSALQLCVTLSFSVLTLKELCETNSVEDPQLYKPLKEDATVSHVC, encoded by the exons ATGTCTCTGGCAGTGTCTCATGGCGAGGGGGTGACAGTGATCACCATCACCTCAAACCTAAAAAGCAAATGGCCGATAGTGTGTCAGATCCTGGGCTCTTTGTGCCAGAGTCCAGTGTGTGCTGTATCACAGCATGTGAAAGCGAAGATGATGGGCATCTATATGGCACTTGGG ATTATGCAGATTATAGTAGGACTTCTCAATCTAATGACAGGGATTTTATTTATGACCTCTGGAATACACGATTACATTATGGCGTCTAATGCTCCATTCTGGCTTTGTGGTGTG TTCCTTGTAGTTGGAGTGGTGTCTATTGTTGCAGCTTGGTTTCCCAGCTATTTTCTG CTGCTCGTCACTGTAGTGTTGAACAAAGTCAGCGCTGTGCTGGCTATGATAGGCCTTGCACTGTACGCATGGGACTTAGTGAGCTTTAAGGCTTTTATGCTCTATGACGAAAAGAACTATGACAAG ATGATCCGTGAAACACTGGATATCACTATGATGATCTTTTCAGCTCTTCAACTCTGTGTGACCCTCAGTTTCTCTGTCTTGACTCTGAAAGAATTGTGTGAAACAAAT TCTGTGGAGGACCCTCAACTTTACAAACCACTCAAAGAAGACGCCACTGTCAGTCATGTATGTTAG